TCGCCTTGCCCGACAGCTCGAACCGGGCGGAGGCGGTGGCGGCCAGGATATCGGCCAGTTCGCGCTGATCGACGGTGGCGACCGCGCGGATGCGGCCCTGCGCCGGTTTGCGGTAGGCGGCGGTGCCGCCGCGCAGCACCAGGCGTTCGATCGTGAACAGCCGCGCCGCCGCCGCGCCGACGAAGGCCGCCGCGCCCGCGATGTCGGCGGCGGTGAACAGGGCGCCGGCGTGCACGGTGGACATGTGATTGCGGACCTCGTCCACCGCCGGGATCTCGACCACGGCCCGGTCGGGTCCGACCTCGGTGACGAGGGTGCCGACGTGGCGGCCGAACGGCACCAGCTGCTGCGAGATCGCGCGCAGGTACTCGTAATCGACGGCGTCGGGGTCCAATTCGGGGTAGGCGGCGGCGAATCCGGCCAGGGTGCGGGTGGTCATGCGGAATTCCCTTCGGTGAGGCGGGCGGTGAACGGCGTCTCGGCGCGACGATCGGGGTCTCAGCGCGGTCCGCGCAGTACCCGGCGGGCGATCGACCAGCGCAACACCTCGGACGGCCCCTCGTAGATGCGGAAGGCCCTGGCCTCCACCAGGAATCGGGCCACCAGGTGGTCCTCGCAGACGCCGAGCCCGCCGTGCAGCTGCACCGCGCGATCCAGCACCCGCCAGACCGCCTCGGAGACGAAGGTTTTCGCGATGGAGGTCTCGTGCCGGGCCTGCGCCGAACTCGGGCCGTGGGTGTCGATGGTGTCGGCGACCGCGCGGATCAGGGCGCGCGCGGCGGCGATGTCGATCTCGTTGTCGGCGATGAGGCCCTGGGCGATGCCGTGTTCGGCGATGGGCACGCCGAAGGAGTGCCGGCCGGTGATGTGGTCGGCGGTGAGCTGCTGGGCGCGCACCGCCAGTCCCAGCCAGTTCATGCAGAACGTCAGCCGCGACGGCGCGAGGCGCACCTGCGCCAACTCCAGGCCGCGCCCGACCTCGCCCAGTACGGCGGACTCGGGGACCTCGCAGTCGGTGAACTCGACCTCGCAATGGCCGCCCGGGGCGCTGGTGTGATCCAGCGTCGGCATCCGGCGACCCACGCGCAGACCGGGATTGTCCTGGTCGACCAGGAACATGGTGGGCCCGTCGGAGGTCATGGCCACGCAGATGGTGAACGCCGCGCCATTGGCTCCGGTGGTGAAGTGCTTGGCGCCGTTGATGACCCAGCCGGTGTCGGTCTCCTCGGCGGTGGTGCGCAGCATGCGGGGATCGGCGCCCGCACCGGGGGCGGGCTCGGTCAGGGCGATGGCCGAGCGCACGTCGCCGGCGGCCAGCGGGGCCAGATAGCGTTCGCGCTGTTCGGGATCGGCGACATGCGCCAGCAGGTGGATATTGCCGTCGTCGGGAGCCCAGGCGTTCACCGCCAGCGGGCCCAGCAGGCTCGCGCCCGCCGCCTCGAGCACCTCGGCCTGGGCGCGGGTGTCGAGGCCCAGGCCGCCGTACCGCGGATCCGACAGCGGGCCGAAGACCCCGGCCGCCTTGGCCTTCTTCTGCAGATCCAACCGCAGCGCGTCGTCGGTGACCCGGCCGCCGGCCACCACCTCGCGTTCCACCGGAATGACGTGATCGATCACGAACTGGCTGGTCTTCTCGACCAGTTCCGCCACAGCGCTCATGGGGTCAGTGTCGGACGGGTGTCGTATCCGACGGGCGGGCGATCGTCAATGCCTATCGGGCGAATCGACTGCCGCGTGCGCGCCCCGACGACGCGGCGGTCTCGGACAGGCTGAGCCCGACACCGAGACCGCGTGTGCCGCCTGCTGCGCGGGCCGACGAGGGGATGCGATGACCGAGCTGATGGTCCGGGTGACCGGCCGCCGCGACGTGGCCGAGGGCGTGTTCGCCCTCGAGCTGGCGGCGCGTGGCGGCGGAACGCTACCGGACTGGACGCCGGGCGCCCACATCGACGTGCACGCCGGATCCGCCGGGGTGCGGCAGTATTCGCTGTGCGGCGATCCCGGCGAGCGGTGGCGCTGGCGCATCGCCATCCTGCACGAGCCGGCCGGGCGGGGCGGGTCCGCGCATTTGTTCCGCACCGCTCATCCGGGTACCGAGCTGCGAGTGTCGCTGCCGCGCAACCACTTCGCCCTGCGGGCCGCCGAGGAGTACCTCTTCCTCGCGGGCGGCATCGGGATCACGCCGATTCTGCCGATGCTGGCGGCGGCCACCCGGGCGGGCGCCCGCTGGAGCCTGCACTACGGTGCGCGCACCCGGGCGCATCTGGCCTTCACCGGTGAACTGGCGCGCTACGACCGGGTGAACCTGGTGCCGCAGAACGAATCCGGGCTGCTGCCGCTGGCGGCGCTGCTCGCCGACACCACCGCCACCGTGTACTGCTGCGGGCCCGCGCCGCTGCTCGACGCCGTCGAGGCCGAGGGCGCGCGCCGGGGCCTGACCGTGCACACCGAGCGGTTCGTGCCACGGCGCGTCGATACCGGGGTCGATCGCGCCTTCGAGGTCCGCCTGGCACGCAGTGGTCAGGTGCTGCGTGTCGGGCCGGGCCGCTCCATCGTCGACGTGCTCGAGGCCGCGGGCGTCGCGGTCGTCACCTCCTGCCGGGAGGGCACGTGCGGCAGCTGCGAGACGCCGGTGCTGGAAGGCGAAGTGCAGCACCGGGATTCGGTGCTCACCGCCGCCGAACGGGAATCCGGCGCCACCCTGATGCCCTGCGTGTCGCGGGCCGTCTCAGATGTTCTCGTGCTCGACCTGTGACGCGAGAAGCCCAAGGAAATCCAAGCGAAAGAACGCAGAGAGAAACAGGATGAGGAACACTGCTGCGGCGTCCGCGCTGCTCGCCGCCACGCTGTGCATCGGCGCCGGCGTTACCGGCACCGCCCAGGCGAACCCCGCCGAGACCATCGACTACACGGCCACCGACACCGGGACCTCCACCATCGTTCGCACCGACGCCGGTTCGATGACGGTCGAGGACGGCGTCTTCAAGATCAAGGCCGCCAACGGGACCGTCCTGGCCGGCACCGAACTCTCTTTCCGGGTCGACGATTTCGTCTTCCCCATCGCCGCCGACATCTCCGGCCGCACCGCCACCCTGACTCCCCAGTTCGACGAGGCGCACGCGGTCTACCAGCCGGTGGCCCTGCCCTACGAGGACCAGGCCCCCTGGAAGACCCAGTACGACCGCGAGCAGGCGGCCTGGGGTCGCATGCGCGACACCATCTCCGTCGGCGCCACCATCGGCACCCTGGTCGGCGGTCTCGCCGGCGCGGGCCTGGGCTGCCTGGCCGGCGCCGCCGTCGGCGCCACCCTCACCGGTGCCCTGGCCCTCCTCTTCGGCGCAGGCCCCCTGGCCGGTTGCGTCGCCGGCGCCGCCGCCGTCGGCTTCCTCGGCACCATCGCCGGCCAGATCTTCGTCACCGCCCCCGTCGCCATCGCCGCCGCCATCCAATACTTCACCACGATCAACCAACCCTTCACCCCCGCGAAGTAAGCGGATCAGGCCCGGCGAGTCTCGCCCGGGGGACACGGCCCCGTCCGGATCGGTGATATCCGGACGGGGCCTTCGTCGTCGGGGCGGACCGGCAGGGTCAGCGCGGAAACTTCCTTCCCGCCAACCGTTCTCGGACAGTCAATCCTCCCACCCGACCTCGTTGGCCAAGCCGAACAACCTTGTAAGCGGCAGTTCCGGACGTTCTCGCCGAGAGCCTTGCCACGACGTACGGGCGCTACTCGTCGTCGGTTCTGTCGCGGTGAGCGTGCCGGAGGCCTTCCGTGATCCACCGGAGGTAATCGCCACACTCGGAGAAATCCAGTTCGAAGCCTTGCTGATTCCAGCGATGAGCGCTCCACCGATCATCGATCTCGGCTTGATGGATCGACCTTAGTACCTCGGGCCTCCTCCGCCCGACGACGGCTATTCGCCGACAGGAGTGTCGACGCCTACGAATCCGGATTCGTAGGCGAGGATGACGGCCTGTGTACGGTCTCGCACGCCGAGTTTGGTCAGGATGGCGGAGACGTGGGACTTGATGGTTTCGGCGCCGAGGTACATGCGGGAGGCGATTTCGGCGTTGGACAGGCCGCGGGTCATATGTCGCAGCACGGTGTGCTCACGGTCGGTGAGCGCGGCGCGGTCGAGGGCCGCCCGTGAGGCCGGGTTCGCGTGCCCCATGGCCAAGGTGCGCACGGCTGCGGGATAGAGGAGCGAATTGCCTTCCGCGACTGTGCGAACGGCGTTGGCGATCTCGGCGGGGCGAGCCCTCTTGAGGAGGAAGCCGTCGGCGCCGGCGCGTAGCGCGCGGTAGACGTAGTCGTCGTGCTCGAAGGTGGTGATGATGAGGATTTTGGGCGGGTCGGGCAGTTCGCGCAGGATCACCCGGGTGGTCTCGATGCCGTCCATCAACGGCATGCGCACGTCCATGGCGACCACTGTGGGGCGCAACTGTTTGATCAGGGGCACGACCGCGATGCCGTCAGCGGCTTCTCCGACCACCTCGATGCCGGGCTGGGCGGCGAGGATGGCGCTCAATCCTGCACGGGCCAGCGGTTCGTCGTCGACTAGAAGGACAGAGATCGAGGTCATCGGAGCGGCACTTCCACGCGGACCAGCCAGGCGTTCCCGTCAGGACCGAATTGTGCTCGGCCACCGAGGAGTTCGGCGCGTTCGCGGATGCCGCGCAGGCCGCTGCCCGCACCCGAGGCAGCCGGTGGTTCCGGGAGCGGATTACGGACCTCGAGCTTTAGCTGTTTTGTATCCGCTCGCACCGAAACCTGAATCGGCACGGGCCCGCAGTGGCGCAGGGCATTGGTCAGCGATTCCTGCAGTATGCGATATCCCTCGCGGGTGATCGGGCCGGGTAGCGCGTCGATCGGGCCTTCGACGACGACTTCCATCGGTGCACCGGTGGATCGCGCCGAGTCGATGAGATGTGCCGCCGCCGCGAGCGTGGGGCGTTCGTCGGTGGGCGGGCCGGGTGTGCGTAGGACACGCAGTACCCGATCCAAGTCGTCCATCGCGGCGCGGCCGCTGTTCTCGACGGCATCCAGTGCGCGGCCGGTGAATTCGGGGTCGTCGATGGCGCGGGCCGCGCCCGCCTGCAGCACGATCGCGGTGAGGGCGTGGCCGATGGAATCGTGCAATTCCCTTGCGATGCGATTGTGTTCGAGCAATTGCTCCGTGCGTTGCTCGAGTACGTGCAGACGCTCGGCCACCGAGGGACCGAGCAGCCGGCGGGCAGCGGCGGTGACGAACTCGCCCAGCCCGACGAGGACTGCCAGCGCGACCGCCACGGGCACCGGCACCATCAGCGCCCACAACCGGTGCGGCGCTAGGTGGATCAGGGCGTCCCGGGACGGCGCAGCGCCTGCGGCGGCGCGGATCAGGTCGGTGCACGACCACACCGTGCCCACGATCACCGCCAGCTGCACTACGCTGCACACCAGCCGCAGCTCCATCCACCACACTGTGCGCCAACGATCCGCCCAGGTAGTCGCCGAGGCAGCAGTGATGGATGCGTCGGGCCGGCCACGTTCGCCCGGGGTCAGGAAGAGCTGGGCCTGGATGCCCTCGGCCAGCCGAGCCGCCGGCAGCAACCCGACCGGAATGATCAACAGCGCCGGTACATACAGCCGACCGCTGTCGATGAACAACCAGATCGCCACGACCGCCAGCGGCAGGCACAGATGCAGTCCGCGGGTGTAGGTGACCGCGCGGGTCAGCGGGCGGAGCAGCGCGAACATGGCTCCCATAGTGCCAGGACCGAGTGGGGTGGCCGCTTCCCCCGTCCGGGGGAGAAGATCGGCACGGACGGGGGAGGTTTGACGCGGCGTTCACGGCAAGGCTGATGCCATGACCATGATCGAGGTGCGAGCGCTCAGCAAGGAGTACGGCCGAACCAGGGCCGTCGACGACGTCACGTTCGACGTACTACCAGGCCGGGTGACCGGTTTCCTCGGCCCGAACGGTGCCGGGAAATCCACGACCATGCGACTCGTCCTCGGACTGGATCGCCCCACTTCCGGCACGGCCACCGTGGGCGGCCACCGCTACACAGCGGCCGCGCAGCCGCTGCGGCTGGTGGGAGCCCTGCTGGACCCCGCCGCGGCGCATCCGGGACGCACGGCCCGTGACCATCTGCTCGCGCTCGCGGTAGGGAGCGGCCTGCCTGCTCGCCGGGTGGACGAGGTACTGACGGAGGTCGGGCTGATCTCGGTGGCGCGGAAGCGGATTCGCACCTTCTCCCTCGGCATGCGTCAGCGGCTCGGCATCGCCGCGGCGCTGCTCGGTGATCCCCCGGTACTCATGCTGGACGAGCCCTCGAACGGCCTGGATCCCGAGGGCATCGTCTGGCTGCGGGAAACGCTGCGGCGCTTGGCCCGTGAGGGCCGCACCGTCCTCGTGTCGAGCCATCTGATGGGGGAGACGGCCAGTTTCGCCGATCACCTGCTGGTGCTGGGCCGTGGCCGGGTGCTCGCGGACACCGGGCTGCGCGAGTTCATCGGCGCCCATACGCAACCGCGGGTCCGCGTGCGCACGACGAATCCCGCCCTGTTGCGAGCGACGCTGGCATGCAACGGCATCGAACCGGTTCCCGATGGGCCGGATCGCTGGCTGATACCGGGAGAACAGGCGGACCGCCTCGGGCCGTTGCTGTCCGGGGCCGGAGTCCCGATCCTCGAATTGACCGATGAGGAAACGACATTGGAGCACGCGTACCTGGCCCTGACCGCTGGAGAAGGGGCCCACGCGGCGCGAGCGAAGGAGGCGGCATGACATTCACCTCGGTGTTGCGGTCGGAGTGGATCAAGGTCCGGTCGCTGCCCTCACTGCCCGCGGTCCTTGCACTGCTGTTCGTGAGCACGGTCGGGTTCTCGATCGTGGGCGCGGCGAGCCTGGGTCGGGAGAACGCGCACAAGCCCGGATTCGATCCACTGCTGATGGCGTTCTACGGCATCAACTTCGGGCAGGCCGCGGCGATCTGCTTCGGCGCGGCCTGCGTCGCGGCCGGGTATCGCGGTCAAGGCGAACGGATATGGCTGGTGGCCGTGCCCCGCCGCGGCTTGCAGTACGCAGCCGCGTTGACAGTCGTAGCGGGATCGGCCTGCGTCGTGGGGGTGCTGACCGGGCTGACGTCGTTCCTGTGCGCCCGGCCTTTTCTGGACTCGGCGCGGCTCGAATTTAATGATCCGGCGGTGTGGCGTGCGATCCTCGGCTGCGGCCTCTATGCCGCCTTGATGGCACTGTTCGCGGCCGGGCTGGCGGCCCTGTTCCGCAGCGGCGCGCTGGCGATGGGACTGCTTGTCCCGCTCGTGCTTCTGTTGTCGTTCACCCTCGGTGATGTCGGAGGGGGCGCCACGTCGGCGGAATTCCTGCCCGACCGCGCCGGGCGGCAGGTCCTGCTGTCGCATCCTGCCGGAGCGCTCGGTCCGTGGACCGGTTTGCTGGTCGCCGCACTGTGGGCCGCAGCGGCCGTAATGGCAGGCTGGCTGGTCATGCACCGCCGCGATCTGTGAGCAGCGAGTCGTGCACAGCTTGTTCCGCGCCCTCGCCGCTGCCCTGTTGATCCCGGCATCCCGCGTGTTCGCGCGAGGTAATTCGGACTGCGCTGCAGGGTATTCCGGCGAAATCAACTGCCACCCAACACAGAGATTTCTGCACCGAGCCACGCAGCCTTGAACTCCTTCTCCACATCCGCGGCTTAAGTCTCCACTCGGAAACAGCAGTACTCACAACGCACCAAACTCGGCATTACCGCGCACTTCAGTCGACTATGGCCAGCTGGTCAGGGGTAGGGGTCCGTGCTGGAGGTGGCGGTTACCGAGGTCGCATGGGTGCGGGGGAGACGGCCATGCCCGGATCACCGATCCGGGCATGGCCTCTGCGCCTGTCTTGGACGAGGTCGAGCTCTCAACCGAGGTGGTGGAGTGCAGCGGCAAATTACGTTGTGAGCCAAGAGGAAAATGTGTCGGCGTGGCCGGGGTCCCAGTCGTGGGACTGGCGGGTGTAGAAGCGGACGGACAGGCCGCTCGGGCTGCGGGTTACGAGCAGCCAGCCGAGTATGCCGCGCAGGATTCCGGAATGTTCGAGGTTGAGGGTGTTCAGACGGTTGGCGAGGAGGTTGAGATCGTTGCGGGTGTGGACTGCGAAGGTTACGGGGTCGAGTGCGGCTGTTCGGTTGGCAGCGTCTGGGTTCAATCGCAGTTCCAGGGGGGCTTCCACGCCGGGGATGTGGACGATGTAGGCGAATACGTCACCGTCGACGGTGTGGTGGTCCCAGCGCGGGTCGTGTTGGGCGCCAACGACTGCCGACCACCAGGCCAGGTCGGCGGCGAGGTCGGTGACGAAGATCTTGAGGTGGTGGATTCCGTCGAAGCCGGTGGGGGTGGTCATGGGTGTGCTCTGCGGAACGGTCCGTCGAGGGCGGCCCATTGCAGCAGCATGATCGTTTTGGCGTCGGCGATTTCTCCGGTGCGGATCATGGTGAGGGCGTCGTCGAAAGGGATTTCGACGGTTTGGATGTCTTCGCCCTCGGCGGCGACGCCGTGGCTGTCGGTGTCGGAGCGGGCGGAGTCGAAGGGGGCCGCGAAGAAGTGCAGGCGTTCGGTTACCGAGCCTGGGCTCATGTAGACCTGAAAGACGGCCTCCGTCATGCCGATTCGGTGTCCGGTTTCCTCTGCTGCTTCCCGGCGGATCGCCTCGTGTGGGGCCTCGCCGTCCAGGAGGCCGGCCGCGGTTTCCAGCAGCATGCCGTCGGGGTGTCCGTTGACGTAGGCGGGGAGCCGGAATTGGCGGGTCAGCAGGACCGAGCGGCTGCCGGTGTTGTAGAGCAGGATGGTCGCGCCGTCGCCGCGGTCGTAGGTCTCGCGCTGCTCACGGCTCCAGTGCCCGTCGCGGTGTTGGTAGTCGAAGGTGGTGTTGCGCAGCACCGACCAGTGACACGAGAGCACTTCGACGTCGTGCACGCGGACGCGAGGATTGCCGGTCAGGTCGCGGCCGTGGCGGTCCAGGCCGGTTCGACCGCGACGGTCGGGGGTGTCGATGCCGGCGGTCATCGTCGCACCGCGGCGGGCTGGGTGAACGCGTCGAGGTGCTCGGACAGGAACGACTCCAGCGTGCGTGGCGGCCGCCCCAGGACGCGGGCCACCGTATCGGTCGGCCGTTCCGGCTGTGCGACGGCCAGCTGTTGGATTTCGACGATGTGATCGGCGAGCCAGTCCGGGAGTCCGGACCGCTCGACGAGCTCGGCGCGGAAGTCACTGGGCGACAGATCGACATAGCGGATCGGAACGCCGAGCAACCCGGTCAGCTGTCCGGCGAGCTGTGCGTAGCTGTAGGTCCTTGACCCGGTGAGAGTGTAAGTACCGCCTGCGATTTCGCGCCGAGTGAGGGCCGCTGCAGCGACATCGGCGATGTCGCGGCAGTCGATGAAGTTGCAGGCGGCCGCGCCCAGTGTTCCGCTGATCACCCGATGCGCGGCGATCGAGGGTGCGAGCGAGAGCAGTTTCTGCATGAACGCGTAGGGACGCAGGATCGTATGGGCCATACCGGAATTCCGCAGCACCTCCTCGATCGCGAAATGCCAGCGCGCGATGGCGACCGGCGAATCCGGCGCGGCGGTGGGAGCGGAGAGCTTCACGACATGGCCGATACCGCACTCGGCCGCG
This sequence is a window from Nocardia yunnanensis. Protein-coding genes within it:
- a CDS encoding YiiD C-terminal domain-containing protein, which translates into the protein MTTRTLAGFAAAYPELDPDAVDYEYLRAISQQLVPFGRHVGTLVTEVGPDRAVVEIPAVDEVRNHMSTVHAGALFTAADIAGAAAFVGAAAARLFTIERLVLRGGTAAYRKPAQGRIRAVATVDQRELADILAATASARFELSGKAILLDDNDIQVAKFTFDYVCDVVIAEADAR
- a CDS encoding acyl-CoA dehydrogenase family protein, with translation MSAVAELVEKTSQFVIDHVIPVEREVVAGGRVTDDALRLDLQKKAKAAGVFGPLSDPRYGGLGLDTRAQAEVLEAAGASLLGPLAVNAWAPDDGNIHLLAHVADPEQRERYLAPLAAGDVRSAIALTEPAPGAGADPRMLRTTAEETDTGWVINGAKHFTTGANGAAFTICVAMTSDGPTMFLVDQDNPGLRVGRRMPTLDHTSAPGGHCEVEFTDCEVPESAVLGEVGRGLELAQVRLAPSRLTFCMNWLGLAVRAQQLTADHITGRHSFGVPIAEHGIAQGLIADNEIDIAAARALIRAVADTIDTHGPSSAQARHETSIAKTFVSEAVWRVLDRAVQLHGGLGVCEDHLVARFLVEARAFRIYEGPSEVLRWSIARRVLRGPR
- a CDS encoding PDR/VanB family oxidoreductase, which encodes MTELMVRVTGRRDVAEGVFALELAARGGGTLPDWTPGAHIDVHAGSAGVRQYSLCGDPGERWRWRIAILHEPAGRGGSAHLFRTAHPGTELRVSLPRNHFALRAAEEYLFLAGGIGITPILPMLAAATRAGARWSLHYGARTRAHLAFTGELARYDRVNLVPQNESGLLPLAALLADTTATVYCCGPAPLLDAVEAEGARRGLTVHTERFVPRRVDTGVDRAFEVRLARSGQVLRVGPGRSIVDVLEAAGVAVVTSCREGTCGSCETPVLEGEVQHRDSVLTAAERESGATLMPCVSRAVSDVLVLDL
- a CDS encoding response regulator transcription factor, yielding MTSISVLLVDDEPLARAGLSAILAAQPGIEVVGEAADGIAVVPLIKQLRPTVVAMDVRMPLMDGIETTRVILRELPDPPKILIITTFEHDDYVYRALRAGADGFLLKRARPAEIANAVRTVAEGNSLLYPAAVRTLAMGHANPASRAALDRAALTDREHTVLRHMTRGLSNAEIASRMYLGAETIKSHVSAILTKLGVRDRTQAVILAYESGFVGVDTPVGE
- a CDS encoding sensor histidine kinase, whose protein sequence is MFALLRPLTRAVTYTRGLHLCLPLAVVAIWLFIDSGRLYVPALLIIPVGLLPAARLAEGIQAQLFLTPGERGRPDASITAASATTWADRWRTVWWMELRLVCSVVQLAVIVGTVWSCTDLIRAAAGAAPSRDALIHLAPHRLWALMVPVPVAVALAVLVGLGEFVTAAARRLLGPSVAERLHVLEQRTEQLLEHNRIARELHDSIGHALTAIVLQAGAARAIDDPEFTGRALDAVENSGRAAMDDLDRVLRVLRTPGPPTDERPTLAAAAHLIDSARSTGAPMEVVVEGPIDALPGPITREGYRILQESLTNALRHCGPVPIQVSVRADTKQLKLEVRNPLPEPPAASGAGSGLRGIRERAELLGGRAQFGPDGNAWLVRVEVPLR
- a CDS encoding ABC transporter ATP-binding protein, yielding MTMIEVRALSKEYGRTRAVDDVTFDVLPGRVTGFLGPNGAGKSTTMRLVLGLDRPTSGTATVGGHRYTAAAQPLRLVGALLDPAAAHPGRTARDHLLALAVGSGLPARRVDEVLTEVGLISVARKRIRTFSLGMRQRLGIAAALLGDPPVLMLDEPSNGLDPEGIVWLRETLRRLAREGRTVLVSSHLMGETASFADHLLVLGRGRVLADTGLREFIGAHTQPRVRVRTTNPALLRATLACNGIEPVPDGPDRWLIPGEQADRLGPLLSGAGVPILELTDEETTLEHAYLALTAGEGAHAARAKEAA
- a CDS encoding ABC transporter permease; this translates as MTFTSVLRSEWIKVRSLPSLPAVLALLFVSTVGFSIVGAASLGRENAHKPGFDPLLMAFYGINFGQAAAICFGAACVAAGYRGQGERIWLVAVPRRGLQYAAALTVVAGSACVVGVLTGLTSFLCARPFLDSARLEFNDPAVWRAILGCGLYAALMALFAAGLAALFRSGALAMGLLVPLVLLLSFTLGDVGGGATSAEFLPDRAGRQVLLSHPAGALGPWTGLLVAALWAAAAVMAGWLVMHRRDL
- a CDS encoding VOC family protein, with amino-acid sequence MTTPTGFDGIHHLKIFVTDLAADLAWWSAVVGAQHDPRWDHHTVDGDVFAYIVHIPGVEAPLELRLNPDAANRTAALDPVTFAVHTRNDLNLLANRLNTLNLEHSGILRGILGWLLVTRSPSGLSVRFYTRQSHDWDPGHADTFSSWLTT
- a CDS encoding NUDIX domain-containing protein, with protein sequence MTAGIDTPDRRGRTGLDRHGRDLTGNPRVRVHDVEVLSCHWSVLRNTTFDYQHRDGHWSREQRETYDRGDGATILLYNTGSRSVLLTRQFRLPAYVNGHPDGMLLETAAGLLDGEAPHEAIRREAAEETGHRIGMTEAVFQVYMSPGSVTERLHFFAAPFDSARSDTDSHGVAAEGEDIQTVEIPFDDALTMIRTGEIADAKTIMLLQWAALDGPFRRAHP
- a CDS encoding NmrA family NAD(P)-binding protein; the protein is MIVIMGATGATGNALLRRLAGSGVPCRALSREPDQLREKAFALAGVDVRHADATDADSLRAAFSGATQLFLTMVNRPDQVELETRAIDIAAECGIGHVVKLSAPTAAPDSPVAIARWHFAIEEVLRNSGMAHTILRPYAFMQKLLSLAPSIAAHRVISGTLGAAACNFIDCRDIADVAAAALTRREIAGGTYTLTGSRTYSYAQLAGQLTGLLGVPIRYVDLSPSDFRAELVERSGLPDWLADHIVEIQQLAVAQPERPTDTVARVLGRPPRTLESFLSEHLDAFTQPAAVRR